The following are encoded together in the Vigna unguiculata cultivar IT97K-499-35 chromosome 2, ASM411807v1, whole genome shotgun sequence genome:
- the LOC114173900 gene encoding CDK5RAP1-like protein → MASSLSSVINQPHIAQRFKLHRPSSFATFTIFHHKRKHKHHYNVFSPHPYTSSPRSRPLNLIIASRSFSHSTTLRHHFIPQATLTASEAQPCLVPDAEVPPTGRIYHETYGCQMNVNDMEIVLSIMKKAGYSEIVSVPESAEIIFINTCAIRENAEQKVWQRLNYFWFLKRHWKSNVATGRAESLRPPKVVVLGCMAERLKEKILDSDKMVDVVCGPDAYRDLPRLLEEVDYGQKGINTLLSLEETYADINPVRISKNSVTAFVSVMRGCNNMCSFCIVPFTRGRERSRPVESIVREVAELWKEGVKEVTLLGQNVNSYNDASGSEGEVESGSNWQLSEGFSSMAKVKKMGLRFSDLLDRLSSEFPEMRFRFTSPHPKDFPDELLYLMRDRHNICKLIHLPAQTGSSKVLERMRRGYTREAYLELVQKIRSIIPDVALSSDFICGFCGETEEEHSETLTLVNAVSYDMAFMFAYSMREKTHAHRNYVDDVPEEVKQRRLAELIETFRESTGKCFDSQIGTTQLVLVEGPNKRAPDTELMGKSDKGHRVLFLNLPITVREDVNTKRNPVVGDYVEVRITRSTRASLFGEPLAITKLTSFYDNLDKEAVACSM, encoded by the exons ATGGCTTCTTCACTGTCCTCCGTCATCAACCAACCTCACATAGCTCAGCGCTTCAAACTCCATCGCCCatcttcttttgccactttcacAATCTTCCACCACAAACGCAAACACAAACACCACTACAATGTGTTTTCTCCACACCCATATACCTCATCGCCACGCTCTCGCCCTCTCAATCTCATCATCGCTTCCAGATCCTTCTCTCATTCCACCACTCTCCGCCACCATTTCATCCCTCAAGCCACGCTCACTGCTTCCGAAGCTCAACCCTG CCTTGTGCCAGATGCTGAAGTTCCTCCCACTGGTCGAATATATCATGAGACTTATGGATGTCAAATGAACGTTAATGACATGGAGATCGTTCTTTCTATAATGAAAAAGGCCGGTTACAGTGAAATTGTGAGTGTTCCCGAGAGTGCAGAAATAATATTCATCAATACCTGTGCCATTAGAGAAAACGCAGAACAGAAAGTATGGCAGAGGCTTAATTACTTTTGGTTTCTTAAGAGGCATTGGAAGAGCAATGTTGCTACTGGAAGAGCAGAGTCTCTGCGCCCTCCCAAAGTAGTGGTTTTGGGATGTATGGCTGAGAGGTTAAAGGAGAAGATACTTGATTCAGATAAAATGGTTGATGTGGTATGCGGGCCTGATGCTTATAGGGATTTGCCGCGCTTACTGGAGGAGGTTGACTATGGTCAGAAAGGGATCAATACCCTCCTTTCACTTGAGGAGACTTATGCTGATATTAATCCTGTTAGAATCTCCAAGAACTCGGTTACTGCATTTGTCTCAGTGATGAGAGGTTGCAATAATATGTGCTCGTTTTGTATTGTTCCTTTCACCAGAGGCAGAGAGAGATCACGTCCGGTGGAATCCATTGTGAGAGAGGTAGCGGAGCTTTGGAAAGAGGGTGTTAAGGAGGTAACGCTTCTTGGACAAAATGTGAACAGCTACAACGATGCATCTGGGAGTGAGGGAGAGGTTGAATCGGGGTCCAATTGGCAACTTAGTGAAGGGTTTTCTAGTATGGCTAAGGTAAAAAAAATGGGCTTAAGATTTTCTGATCTACTGGATCGATTGTCCTCAGAATTTCCTGAGATGCGATTCAGATTCACTTCTCCACACCCGAAGGATTTTCCAGATGAGTTGCTTTATCTAATGCGAGACAGACATAATATATGCAAACTGATACATTTACCTGCACAAACTGGAAGTAGCAAAGTGCTGGAGAGAATGAGAAGAGGATATACCCGAGAGGCTTACTTGGAACTTGTGCAAAAGATCCGGAGTATCATTCCAGATGTGGCTTTGAGCAGTGATTTCATTTGTg GATTTTGTGGAGAAACAGAGGAGGAACATTCTGAGACGTTGACTCTGGTAAATGCTGTTAGTTACGATATGGCATTCATGTTTGCTTATAGCATGAGGGAGAAAACTCATGCCCACAGAAATTATGTTGATGATGTTCCTGAGGAAGTTAAACAGAGGAGGCTGGCTGAACTAATTGAGACTTTCCGCGAGAGCACAGGGAAGTGTTTTGACTCTCAGATCGGAACCACACAGCTTGTATTAGTGGAAGGACCCAATAAAAGAGCTCCAGATACTGAGCTTATGGGCAAGAGTGACAAGGGTCATCGTGTGTTGTTTCTCAACTTGCCAATCACAGTTAGGGAAGACGTTAATACAAAGCGAAATCCTGTGGTTGGTGATTATGTTGAAGTCCGAATAACAAGATCTACGAGGGCATCACTCTTTGGTGAACCACTTGCTATAACTAAACTAACTTCATTTTACGATAATCTGGATAAAGAAGCTGTTGCATGCAGCATGTAG
- the LOC114166299 gene encoding D-2-hydroxyglutarate dehydrogenase, mitochondrial, whose translation MAKRNSRATLQFLLRSFPHCSNNPPLLPSARLSSHFPSGFDEKRRFSQRNIVHGDRRFLSLFNLVRNFVETKQWGVGIQRKCYGSSAGLVQRNPRFSKFNDDDVRYFEGILGSKNVIQDEDKLATSNTDWMHKYKGSSKLLLQPRTTDEVAQILKYCNSRCLAVVPQGGNTGLVGGSVPVFDEVIISLSSMNKIISFDKVSGILVCEAGCILENIISFLDNEGFIMPLDLGAKGSCQIGGNVSTNAGGLRLVRYGSLHGNVLGVEAVLANGTVLDMLKTLRKDNTGYDLKHLFIGSEGSLGIVTKVSILTPPKLSSVNVAFLACKDYNSCQKLLQEAKRKLGEILSAFEFLDSQSMNLVLNHLEGARNPIPTSLHNFYVLIETTGSDESSDKQKLEAFLLGSMENELISDGVLAQDINQASSFWLLREGIPEALMRAGAVYKYDLSIPLEHMYNLVEEMRSRLGNTANVIGYGHLGDSNLHLNVSTPHYDDKILSQIEPFVYEWTSKHRGSISAEHGIGLMKANKIYYSKSRETVQLMASIKNLMDPNHILNPYKVLPYSLTS comes from the exons atGGCTAAGCGCAATAGCAGAGCCACACTTCAGTTCCTCTTACGCTCCTTCCCTCACTGCTCAAACAACCCACCTCTTCTCCCTTCTGCAAGGTTGTCTTCTCATTTTCCTTCGGGTTTTGATGAAAAACGCAGGTTTTCACAGCGCAATATCGTTCACGGGGATCGGCGATTTTTGTCGCTTTTCAACCTTGTAAGAAATTTTGTTGAAACCAAACAATGGGGTGTTGGAATTCAGCGCAAATGCTATGGTTCATCGGCGGGGTTGGTTCAAAGGAACCCCAGATTCTCAAAGTTTAACGATGATGACGTTAGATACTTCGAGGGTATATTGGGTAGTAAAAATGTTATTCAGGATGAGGACAAGCTTGCCACTTCAAACACTGATTGGATGCATAAATACAAAGGCTCCAGTAAGCTCCTCCTACAGCCTAGGACCACTGACGag GTTGCTCAGATTCTTAAATATTGTAATTCCAGATGCTTGGCTGTTGTTCCCCAAGGTGGAAACACTGGTCTTGTAGGAGGAAGTGTGCCCGTCTTTGATGAA GTCATTATCAGTCTTAGTTCTATGAATAAGATCATATCTTTCGACAAG GTTAGTGGAATATTGGTATGTGAAGCCGGGTGCATATTGGAAAATATAATCTCATTCCTGGACAATGAAGG ATTTATTATGCCACTAGACTTAGGTGCAAAAGGGAGTTGCCAGATAGGTGGAAATGTTTCAACTAATGCTGGTGGTTTGCGTCTTGTTCGTTATGGATCCCTTCATGGCAATGTACTTG GTGTTGAAGCTGTTCTAGCAAATGGTACTGTACTTGACATGCTTAAGACATTGCGCAAAGATAATACTGGCTATGATTTGAAACATCTATTTATAG GAAGTGAAGGTTCCTTGGGAATTGTTACTAAAGTTTCAATACTTACCCCACCGAAATTATCTTCAGTAAATGTGGCTTTTCTTGCTTGCAAAGATTATAACAGCTGCCAG AAATTGCTACAGGAAGCAAAAAGGAAACTTGGGGAGATTTTATCTGCATTTGAATTTCTGGATAGCCAGTCTATGAATTTG GTTTTGAATCACCTGGAAGGTGCACGAAATCCGATACCTACGTCATTGCATAACTTTTATGTTCTGATTGAGACAACAGGCAGTGATGAATCTTCTGACAA ACAAAAGCTTGAAGCATTTCTGCTCGGCTCCATGGAGAATGAATTGATATCTGATGGTGTTCTTGCACAAGACATAAATCAAGCATCATCATTCTGGCTTCTACGTGAG GGTATACCAGAGGCTTTGATGAGAGCAGGAGCTGTTTACAAGTACGATTTATCAATACCTCTTGAACACATGTACAATCTTGTTGAAGAAATGCGGTCTAGACTAG GTAACACAGCTAATGTAATTGGATATGGCCACCTTGGAGATAGTAATTTGCATTTGAACGTTTCTACTCCTCATTATGATGATAAG ATTCTGTCACAAATTGAACCTTTTGTATATGAGTGGACATCTAAGCACCGAGGGAGTATTAGTGCTGAGCATGGTATAGGACTAATGAAAGCCAACAAGATTTACTACAGCAAGTCTCGTGAAACT GTTCAACTAATGGCTTCGATCAAGAATTTGATGGACCCCAATCACATACTCAACCCATATAAAGTTCTTCCTTACTCTCTCACTTCATGA